The following proteins are co-located in the Acropora palmata chromosome 11, jaAcrPala1.3, whole genome shotgun sequence genome:
- the LOC141896880 gene encoding uncharacterized protein LOC141896880 isoform X1 → MLIFVLFFFVICSGSILIEKLCKSRNFNFSFISPCKAGTKNFVGQSVVMACKALSILFLIHLVKLYVALPTTITTMKNNFEGGEEAQKALAQIADLPCVDEADMYFCFFEIIMKESCTNNIVAMMKSCRYTCAFC, encoded by the exons ATGCTaatatttgttctttttttctttgtcatctGTAGCGGCTCTATTCTGATAGAAAAACTGTGCAAATCAAGAAACTTCAATTTTAGCTTTATCTCTCCTTGTAAAGCCGGAACCAAGAATTTTGTCGGACAGTCAGTTGTGATGGCTTGCAAAGCTCTCTCGATTCTTTTTCTTATACATCTTGTCAAACTTTATGTGGCTCTCCCTACAACGATAAcgacaatgaaaaataatttcgaAGGTGGTGAAG AAGCCCAAAAAGCGCTTGCGCAGATAGCAGATTTACCGTGCGTCGATGAAGCTGATATGTACTTCTGCTTTTTTGAGATCATAATGAAGGAATCCTGCACAAATAACATAGTTGCCATGATGAAATCATGCAGATATACGTGTGCTTTCT gTTAA
- the LOC141896880 gene encoding uncharacterized protein LOC141896880 isoform X2 has product MACKALSILFLIHLVKLYVALPTTITTMKNNFEGGEGVLTEAQKALAQIADLPCVDEADMYFCFFEIIMKESCTNNIVAMMKSCRYTCAFC; this is encoded by the exons ATGGCTTGCAAAGCTCTCTCGATTCTTTTTCTTATACATCTTGTCAAACTTTATGTGGCTCTCCCTACAACGATAAcgacaatgaaaaataatttcgaAGGTGGTGAAG GTGTCCTGACAGAAGCCCAAAAAGCGCTTGCGCAGATAGCAGATTTACCGTGCGTCGATGAAGCTGATATGTACTTCTGCTTTTTTGAGATCATAATGAAGGAATCCTGCACAAATAACATAGTTGCCATGATGAAATCATGCAGATATACGTGTGCTTTCT gTTAA